One part of the Treponema peruense genome encodes these proteins:
- a CDS encoding flagellar protein FlaG, which produces MNTISTIGQTQAMDGYFNALDKQKQAPKVAAQIGNMPNSAAEVSANIESKIADTQAMAQDLQRLSDIVKGHKLRFNVNNELDKVVVTVIDSSTNEIIREIPSEDLQKIQIHMKQAIGLLFDEMI; this is translated from the coding sequence ATGAATACAATAAGTACGATTGGGCAGACACAAGCCATGGACGGCTACTTTAACGCTCTTGACAAGCAGAAACAGGCACCAAAAGTTGCGGCACAGATAGGAAACATGCCCAACAGCGCGGCGGAAGTTTCTGCAAACATCGAAAGCAAAATTGCAGACACACAGGCTATGGCACAGGATCTTCAGAGACTGTCCGACATTGTAAAAGGTCACAAACTCAGGTTCAACGTAAACAATGAACTTGACAAAGTCGTCGTAACGGTAATTGACAGTTCGACGAACGAAATAATAAGGGAAATACCATCGGAGGATCTGCAGAAAATCCAGATCCACATGAAGCAGGCTATCGGTCTGCTCTTCGATGAAATGATTTAA